The DNA window GCCCCTGGACTCCAATTGCAACTGCTACACCTGCCGGACCTTTTCGCGGGCCTATCTGCGCCACCTGTACGTAACCCGCGAGCTGCTGTCCTACCGGCTCAACACCATCCACAACCTGGCATTCTTCCTGGACCTGGCCGCGGGCGCGCGCAAGGCCATCGAGGATGGGCGTTTCATGGCTTTTCGGCAGCAGTACGCGGACGTGTACGGCGAGCCGGGCAAGCAGGAGATGGAGGCGCAACAGTCGTGAAAATTCGGCCCTACACGCCGGAGGATGCGCAGGAGGTGCTGCGCATCTGGTACGATGCCTCGCTTATTTCCCACGACTTCGTGCCCGCGGAGTTCTGGGAGGCGGAGCGCGAGAACATCATCACCATTTATGTCCCCCTGGCCGAAACCTGGGTAGCCGAGGAGGCGGGCAGGGTGGTAGGCTTCATGGCGCTCATCCAGCACGTGCTGGGTGGGTTGTTCGTGGACCCGGCCCATCAGGGCCGAGGCATAGGCACGGCCCTGGTGACGTTCGCC is part of the Desulfocurvibacter africanus subsp. africanus DSM 2603 genome and encodes:
- a CDS encoding GNAT family N-acetyltransferase; amino-acid sequence: MKIRPYTPEDAQEVLRIWYDASLISHDFVPAEFWEAERENIITIYVPLAETWVAEEAGRVVGFMALIQHVLGGLFVDPAHQGRGIGTALVTFAKARKGPLEVDVFTQNAGARSFYEKRGFRLRNETIHGPTGCPQLTMVMDQ